In the genome of Pseudorasbora parva isolate DD20220531a chromosome 10, ASM2467924v1, whole genome shotgun sequence, one region contains:
- the rsad2 gene encoding S-adenosylmethionine-dependent nucleotide dehydratase RSAD2 has translation MVASTQVGFARMLMQLCFKNVHSFFLALLRWIVKVSGTLVQPSPLGRISRQKTGTKEQKEGSSTQLTSTPSSVNYHFTRQCNYKCGFCFHTAKTSFVLPIEEAKRGLQLLKEAGMEKVNFSGGEPFLHERGNFLGELVRFCKQELLLPSVSVVSNGSMIKETWFQKYGDYLDILAVSCDSFNEDTNKAIGRGQGRKSHLDNLHKVRNWCRDYKVAFKINSVINTYNVEEDMTEQINALNPVRWKVFQCLLIEGENAGENSLREAEKFVISEQQFQDFLDRHQSVKCLVPESNQKMRDSYLILDEYMRFLDCREGRKDPSKSILDVGVEEAIKFSGFDERMFLIRGGKYVWSKEDMKLEW, from the exons ATGGTAGCATCAACTCAAGTTGGTTTTGCAAGAATGTTGATGCAGTTGTGTTTCAAGAACGTCCACAGTTTCTTTTTAGCCCTGTTGAGGTGGATTGTGAAGGTATCAGGTACACTAGTGCAACCATCACCTCTTGGAAGGATCAGTCGTCAGAAGACTGGCACCAAAGAACAGAAAGAGGGGTCCAGCACGCAGCTGACTAGTACTCCAAGCAGTGTAAACTACCATTTTACCCGGCAGTGCAATTACAAATGCGGGTTTTGCTTCCACACTGCGAAGACCTCGTTCGTCTTGCCTATTGAAGAGGCAAAGCGAGGCTTACAACTTTTGAAAGAAGCAG GAATGGAAAAAGTCAACTTCTCGGGTGGCGAGCCCTTTCTTCACGAGAGAGGCAATTTTCTGGGAGAGTTGGTGCGATTCTGCAAGCAGGAGCTGCTGCTGCCGAGCGTCAGCGTCGTTAGTAATGGCAGTATGATCAAAGAAACCTGGTTTCAGAAATACG GCGACTACTTGGACATCCTTGCAGTATCTTGTGACAGTTTTAACGAAGACACCAATAAAGCCATTGGTCGAGGTCAGGGCAGGAAGAGCCATTTGGACAATCTACATAAAGTTCGTAACTGGTGCCGGGACTATAAGGTGGCTTTCAAAATCAACTCAGTTATCAACACCTACAATGTGGAAGAAGATATGACAGAGCAGATCAATGCTCTGAACCCAGTGCGCTGGAAG GTCTTCCAGTGTCTGCTAATTGAAGGTGAAAATGCAGGGGAGAACAGTCTCCGCGAGGCAGAGAAATTTGTCATTAGCGAGCAGCAATTCCAAGACTTCCTGGACCGCCACCAGAGCGTCAAGTGTCTGGTTCCAGAGTCTAATCAAAAG ATGAGAGACTCTTACCTGATTCTTGATGAATAT ATGCGCTTCTTGGATTGCCGAGAGGGAAGGAAAGATCCGTCAAAGTCCATTCTGGATGTTGGAGTGGAAGAGGCCATCAAGTTCAGTGGTTTTGATGAGAGGATGTTCCTCataagaggggggaaatatgtgtGGAGCAAGGAGGATATGAAACTGGAGTGGTGA